The following is a genomic window from Phycisphaerae bacterium.
GGTGGTGGTCTTGGTGTGGACCTTGTAGGTCGCGAACAGGACCTCGTCGGCCCATTCCTGGATCAGGGCCGACGCCAGCTTCTGAAGCCGCGGGCTGTAGCGGTCGTACGTGTCCAGGCGGGGATCGGCGAAGCGCTCGATCTGGGCGTGGGCGATCAGGATAACGCCCAGACCGCGGTCGTTCCGCAGCGCATCCAGCCCGGCCAGCACCTCGCGCCACGGCGTCAGCGCGAACACGTAGCCCTTGCCGTAGGGGATGTCCTCGATACTCTCGACGCCGCGTTCCTTGCAGATGCGCGCGAAGACGAGCGTCTGGAGCCAGTCCAGCGAGTCGATGACGACCGTCTGGTACTCGTGCGGCTCGGTGTACAGCTCGCCCAGCGCCGCGATCACGTCGGCGACGCTGCCCGCCAGCGGGAACCGGTGGCAGTCAATGCCAGCCAGCCCGTCCTCGGTGGGGATGAAGATCGGACGGGGGGCCATCGCGGCGAACGTGCTCTTGCCCACGCCGCCCACGCCGTAAATCACCGTTCGCCGCGGGGCGCTGACCACCCCCCGTTGCACCTGTTCCAGCAGCTTCATGTGTTCGTTCTCCTTCGTGCCTTCTGCCATGAATCCGGGCGCGGGGCCGGTACAGGGAGTCCGGGCCGTTTCGAGCGAGGGGGAGGAGGTGTGGGGTTGACGGCCACGCCATCCGGCCCCGCGCCCGGGCTCACAGGCGGTCGATCACGCGCAGCCCCTCGTAACGGGTGAACCAGTTGCCGGTCGCGCGGCAGCGGCGCAGCTCGGCCATTGCCTCCTCGTTCTGGGCCTGCGCCTGGTCGAGCACTTCCGACGCGATCCGCCAGACGCCGACGCGGAACGGCTCGCGCTTCTCGACGGCCACAATGTGCACGGGGAGAACGTGGCCGCTGACCAGCGCGACGAGCGCGCGGTAGAACGCGACCTGATGGACGTACCCCAGCGCGCGGAGCGCGAACTCGAACGAGTCCAGGTCGTCCGTGGTCTTCAGGTCGACCATCCCGTGCTCGAGCCGCGGGCTGATCCAGTCGATCCGCGCCTGGCACTGGAACTGCGCGTACTCGCAGCGCACGACGCCTTCGGCGACGCCCTCCGCCAGCAGCTCGCCCGCCAGCGCGTGCCCCTTCACCGCCGCGGCCATCTGCTCGACCAACGCGGCATGGGCATCGCTGAGCACGGGCCGGTTCTGCCGTTCGGCCCACTCCGCGAACGCCTTCGTGTTCGAGCCGAACGGCTGGCCCGTCTTCGGATTGATTGGCCCGCCGACGGCGAACTCGCGCTGGTAGCGCTCGCGGCCCTCCAGGATCAGCGCGTGCGCCGCTCGGCCGATCAGGTAGGCCGTCGTGTCCCGCTCCGGCACGAGACCGAGTTCCTTCTTGCGGAACAGCAGCGGACACCGGCGGAAGTCGTTCAGGGTGTGCGATGTGACGTGGTCCGCGCTTTTGGCGTGATAAACGTCTGCGGGCTCGCGGATCAGAAAATGCAGGTTCAGCGAATCAGGCTGCGTGGGCTTCATGCCCAGGTCCTCCGG
Proteins encoded in this region:
- a CDS encoding ATP-binding protein, with product MKLLEQVQRGVVSAPRRTVIYGVGGVGKSTFAAMAPRPIFIPTEDGLAGIDCHRFPLAGSVADVIAALGELYTEPHEYQTVVIDSLDWLQTLVFARICKERGVESIEDIPYGKGYVFALTPWREVLAGLDALRNDRGLGVILIAHAQIERFADPRLDTYDRYSPRLQKLASALIQEWADEVLFATYKVHTKTTTEAFDRKRVQAIGDGVRILCTTERPAHVAKNRLGLPEEIPLDYRIYAAFLRGENPLADTETPNPEGD
- a CDS encoding PD-(D/E)XK nuclease-like domain-containing protein; the protein is MTSARVPLVSLGQGDYRRDYQPEDLGMKPTQPDSLNLHFLIREPADVYHAKSADHVTSHTLNDFRRCPLLFRKKELGLVPERDTTAYLIGRAAHALILEGRERYQREFAVGGPINPKTGQPFGSNTKAFAEWAERQNRPVLSDAHAALVEQMAAAVKGHALAGELLAEGVAEGVVRCEYAQFQCQARIDWISPRLEHGMVDLKTTDDLDSFEFALRALGYVHQVAFYRALVALVSGHVLPVHIVAVEKREPFRVGVWRIASEVLDQAQAQNEEAMAELRRCRATGNWFTRYEGLRVIDRL